One segment of Syngnathus scovelli strain Florida chromosome 6, RoL_Ssco_1.2, whole genome shotgun sequence DNA contains the following:
- the armc10 gene encoding armadillo repeat-containing protein 10, which produces MGDGGSSITPRIGSMKTLLGIVAGAGASYGIYKLLTGGSFRRSKKSVGNEGPASRSSQGSSRPDSLLAKVSGLDLVSPQSERTDDATGDIIHQSAGNLEPQHLKMLLTCLQTSNSVADRCRLLLTLGNAAAFTVNQNVICECEGIPIICGFLSDPAPEVKVQTLNALNNLCMNIPNQERVKVYVPQILELIEMAAVNSDVQLAALRLLTNLSVTEKHQHLLKDSVTLLLSLLVVGDVTLQVQTLKVLVNLSSNPDMMDDIVQAQAPASVMLLFDVQTSSKVLLRLLTFVGNLKSWRPSAQVAEELRCKRDCLFRVMLDELSGLHGRLVQLLSHPDREIQAQVARILT; this is translated from the exons ATGGGCGACGGTGGCAGCAGTATTACGCCAAGAATTGGCAGCATGAAGACTTTGCTTGGAATAGTCGCCGGTGCAGGCGCCTCTTACGGAATTTACAAACTCTTAACCGGGGGAAGCTTTAGGAGATCTAAGAAAAGCGTGGGCAATGAAGGTCCCGCTTCAAGGAGCAGTCAAGGTAGCTCTCGGCCGGACAGCCTCTTGGCCAAAGTGTCTGGACTGGACCTTGTGTCCCCCCAAAGTGAGAGAACGGATGATGCGACGG GTGACATCATCCATCAGTCAGCTGGCAACCTTGAGCCACAGCACCTGAAAATGCTGCTGACATGTCTCCAGACCAGCAATAGTGTAGCAGACAGGTGTCGTCTGTTGCTCACTTTAGGAAATGCTGCTGCTTTTACTGTCAATCAG AATGTTATATGTGAATGTGAAGGGATTCCTATCATATGTGGCTTCCTCTCTGACCCTGCACCAGAGGTTAAAGTGCAGACTCTGAATGCTTTAAATAATCTCTGCATGAACATCCCAAACCAGGAACGGGTGAAG gtctACGTGCCACAAATTCTGGAGTTGATCGAGATGGCTGCAGTGAACTCTGACGTCCAGCTAGCTGCTCTcaggctgctgaccaacctttcaGTCACGGAAAAACATCAACATCTTCTCAAGGATTCTGTGACACTTCTACTCTCTCTGCTGGTAGTGGGTGATGTGACGTTACAG GTTCAGACCTTGAAGGTCCTTGTGAACTTGTCATCTAATCCTGACATGATGGACGATATTGTTCAGGCTCAG GCTCCGGCTTCTGTCATGCTGCTATTTGACGTGCAAACGTCATCCAAGGTGCTTCTGCGGCTGCTGACCTTCGTGGGCAACTTGAAGTCCTGGAGGCCTTCGGCGCAGGTGGCCGAGGAGCTGAGGTGCAAACGCGACTGCCTCTTCCGCGTCATGCTGGATGAGTTGTCTGGGCTCCACGGCCGACTGGTTCAGTTGCTGTCACATCCCGACAGGGAGATTCAAGCGCAGGTGGCCCGTATATTGACATAG